In the Streptomyces sp. NBC_00525 genome, one interval contains:
- a CDS encoding M23 family metallopeptidase, whose product MAFTRATGKHRAPKRLTRTGAKALGVATLATTGVIGSLASPALAADAATAPAATETGLSQILTIENTLADRIDAQADAQQHQADVTEKKAAAEAKAKKKAAAKKKAAAEKAAAKAAKAKAAKVAKAAEAARTAKEAAGKKADATREDSARATRSSARTSLGASYQLPVAGSYVTTGYKSSGSLWSSGSHSGIDFHAASGSSVVAVGAGTVVEAGWGGAYGNNIVLRMTDGTYTQYGHLSSIGVSVGQSVGAGQRIGLSGSTGNSTGPHLHFEARTTPSYGSDLDPISYLRAHGVRV is encoded by the coding sequence ATGGCCTTCACCCGCGCCACCGGGAAGCACCGTGCCCCGAAGCGTCTGACCCGTACCGGCGCCAAGGCGCTCGGCGTCGCGACCCTCGCCACCACCGGCGTCATCGGCTCCCTGGCCTCCCCGGCCCTCGCCGCCGACGCCGCGACGGCCCCCGCGGCCACCGAGACCGGCCTCTCCCAGATCCTTACCATCGAAAACACCCTCGCCGACCGGATCGACGCCCAGGCCGACGCGCAGCAGCACCAGGCCGACGTCACCGAGAAGAAGGCGGCCGCCGAGGCGAAGGCCAAGAAGAAGGCCGCGGCCAAGAAGAAGGCGGCAGCCGAGAAGGCCGCGGCGAAGGCGGCCAAGGCCAAGGCCGCGAAGGTTGCGAAGGCCGCCGAGGCCGCGAGGACCGCGAAGGAGGCGGCCGGGAAGAAGGCCGACGCCACCCGCGAGGACTCCGCGCGCGCCACCCGCTCCAGCGCCCGCACCTCCCTCGGCGCGTCGTACCAGCTGCCCGTCGCCGGGTCGTACGTGACCACCGGCTACAAGTCCAGCGGCTCGCTGTGGTCCTCCGGCAGCCACTCCGGCATCGACTTCCACGCCGCGTCCGGCAGCTCCGTCGTCGCCGTGGGCGCCGGCACGGTCGTCGAGGCCGGCTGGGGCGGGGCGTACGGCAACAACATCGTGCTCCGGATGACGGACGGCACGTACACCCAGTACGGCCACCTCTCCTCCATCGGCGTCTCCGTCGGCCAGAGCGTCGGCGCCGGACAGCGGATCGGGCTCTCCGGCTCCACCGGGAACTCCACCGGCCCGCACCTCCACTTCGAGGCCCGCACCACGCCGTCCTACGGCTCCGACCTCGACCCGATCTCCTACCTCCGCGCCCACGGCGTCCGCGTCTGA
- a CDS encoding GntR family transcriptional regulator: MRVPAQSVCTAIRDDIVSGVFARGSRLTEEALARRYGVSRVPVREALRTLESEGFVVTRRHAGACVAEPSEQEAADLLEVRMLLEPLSAARAAHRRTEAHLKVLRGLVRLGQERVRRDEGDDLRSLADWFHETLAQASGSPGLIALLAQLRHKIDWMYAVEPPVRPADAWAEHGALVDAVARRDAERARSLAARLAERQSAAARPRRTARPGGVPRPGRVSNAQRAVNTASGGN; the protein is encoded by the coding sequence ATGCGTGTTCCGGCGCAATCGGTATGCACGGCAATCCGTGACGACATCGTCTCCGGTGTCTTCGCCCGCGGCAGCCGGCTCACCGAGGAGGCGCTCGCACGGCGTTACGGGGTTTCCCGCGTCCCCGTACGGGAAGCGCTGCGCACCCTGGAGTCCGAGGGGTTCGTCGTCACCCGCAGACACGCCGGAGCCTGCGTCGCCGAGCCCTCGGAGCAGGAGGCCGCCGATCTGCTGGAAGTACGCATGCTCCTCGAACCCCTGAGCGCGGCCCGCGCGGCCCACCGCCGCACGGAGGCCCACCTCAAGGTGCTGCGCGGCCTGGTGAGACTCGGTCAGGAGCGGGTCCGCCGGGACGAGGGCGATGACCTGCGCTCCCTGGCCGACTGGTTCCACGAGACGCTCGCGCAGGCATCCGGCAGCCCCGGACTCATCGCCCTGCTCGCCCAGCTCCGCCACAAGATCGACTGGATGTACGCGGTGGAGCCGCCGGTCCGCCCCGCCGACGCCTGGGCCGAACACGGCGCCCTCGTGGACGCCGTGGCGCGCCGGGACGCCGAGCGTGCTCGCTCCCTGGCCGCGCGGCTCGCCGAACGGCAGAGCGCCGCGGCCCGGCCGCGCCGCACCGCCCGCCCCGGCGGCGTACCCCGGCCCGGTCGCGTGAGCAATGCGCAACGTGCCGTAAACACCGCGAGCGGCGGGAATTAA
- a CDS encoding HPr family phosphocarrier protein yields MAERRVNVGWAEGLHARPASIFVRAATASGVPVTIAKADGAPVNAASMLAVLGLGAQGGEEIVLASDADNAEAALDRLAKLVAEGLEELPETV; encoded by the coding sequence ATGGCTGAGCGCCGCGTAAACGTCGGTTGGGCCGAGGGCCTGCACGCCCGCCCCGCTTCCATCTTCGTCCGTGCCGCCACGGCTTCCGGCGTTCCCGTCACCATCGCCAAGGCGGACGGCGCCCCGGTGAACGCGGCCTCCATGCTCGCGGTGCTCGGTCTCGGCGCCCAGGGCGGCGAGGAGATCGTGCTCGCGTCCGACGCGGACAACGCCGAGGCCGCGCTGGACCGGCTGGCCAAGCTGGTCGCCGAGGGCCTCGAAGAGCTCCCGGAGACCGTCTGA
- a CDS encoding bifunctional acetate--CoA ligase family protein/GNAT family N-acetyltransferase — protein MQPSPEQSPHYVYPDHWEADVVLRDGGTARIRPITTDDAERLVSFYEQVSDESKYYRFFAPYPRLSAKDVHRFTHHDYVDRVGLAVTVGGEFIATVRYDRIDATGRPASAPADEAEVAFLVQDAHQGRGVASTLLEHIAAVARERGIRRFAAEVLPANTKMIKVFRDAGYTQQRSFEDGSVHLTLDLEPTAESLAVQRAREQRAEAKSVQRLLAPGSVAVIGVGRTPGGVGRTVLRNLIGAGFTGRVHAVNSSFDADRQTIDGVPAHRSLGEIGEPVDLAVVAVPADRVPEAVADCGEHGVQGLVVLSAGYAEWGAEGRERQRELVRQARSYGMRIIGPNAFGVINNSDEVRLNASLAPERPASGRIGLFTQSGAIGIALLSGLYRRGAGLSTFISAGNRADISGNDFLQYWYEDPDTDVALLYLESLGNPRKFTRLARRTAAVKPVVVVKGARHSGSTPPGHAVPVSRIPDSTVSALMRQAGVIRVDTVTEMVDAGLLLADQPLPAGGRVAILGNSESLGLLTYDVCLAEGLRPRPPIDLTTSATPQDFRDALSAALADGACDAVIVTAIPWVGEDGEAESGDGEVLATALHAAAAAGPAKPVAVVHVEIGGLAEALSAATSTVAQQRPATQPFTAAQQAPAPAPRPPSAAENPTPTADTPRNAGAPNNADAPGSTDTPGSTDTPRIGRIPAYPAAERAVRALAEAVRYAQWRRQAAVPGKVPDFLDDTIDAPGAAARIDALLGEDPDPRGRPLGHDEARELLACYGIAVRPTLPAPGPEEAVAAAARLGYPVALKTTAPHLRHRADLGGVRLDLDSEAALRRAYGDLTELLGAPAELRPVVQAMAPRGVDTVVRAAIDPAAGAVLSFGLAGAPSELLGDIGHRLVPVTDRDAAELIRSIRAAPVLFGWRGAAPVDTAALEELLLRVSRLVDDHPEVVSIALEPVVVAPQGLTVLGASVRLSPPPARTDLGPRRLSNY, from the coding sequence ATGCAGCCCTCTCCGGAGCAGAGTCCGCATTACGTCTACCCCGATCACTGGGAGGCGGACGTGGTGCTCCGCGACGGCGGCACCGCGCGGATCAGGCCGATCACCACGGACGACGCCGAGCGCCTGGTCAGCTTCTACGAGCAGGTGTCCGACGAGTCGAAGTACTACCGCTTCTTCGCGCCCTACCCCCGGCTCTCCGCCAAGGACGTGCACCGCTTCACCCATCACGACTACGTCGACAGGGTGGGGCTCGCCGTCACCGTGGGCGGCGAGTTCATCGCCACCGTCCGCTACGACCGGATCGACGCGACCGGCCGGCCCGCCTCCGCCCCCGCCGACGAGGCCGAGGTCGCCTTCCTCGTCCAGGACGCCCACCAGGGCCGGGGCGTGGCCTCGACCCTCCTCGAACACATCGCCGCGGTCGCCCGGGAACGCGGCATCCGGCGCTTCGCCGCCGAGGTGCTGCCGGCCAACACCAAGATGATCAAGGTGTTCCGGGATGCCGGCTACACCCAGCAGCGCAGCTTCGAGGACGGCTCCGTCCACCTCACCCTGGACCTCGAACCCACCGCCGAGTCGCTGGCCGTCCAGCGCGCCCGTGAACAGCGCGCCGAGGCCAAGTCCGTGCAGCGGCTGCTCGCCCCCGGCTCCGTCGCCGTCATCGGCGTCGGCCGCACCCCCGGCGGCGTCGGGCGCACCGTCCTGCGCAACCTGATCGGTGCGGGCTTCACCGGCCGCGTCCACGCCGTGAACAGCTCCTTCGACGCCGACCGGCAGACCATCGACGGGGTTCCCGCGCACCGCTCCCTGGGCGAGATCGGCGAGCCGGTCGACCTCGCGGTCGTCGCCGTGCCCGCCGACCGGGTCCCGGAGGCCGTCGCGGACTGCGGCGAGCACGGCGTCCAGGGGCTGGTCGTCCTCTCCGCCGGTTACGCCGAGTGGGGCGCCGAGGGCCGCGAGCGCCAGCGCGAACTGGTGCGCCAGGCCCGTTCGTACGGCATGCGGATCATCGGCCCCAACGCGTTCGGCGTCATCAACAACTCCGACGAGGTCCGGCTCAACGCCTCGCTCGCCCCCGAGCGGCCCGCCTCCGGGCGCATCGGCCTGTTCACCCAGTCCGGCGCCATCGGCATCGCCCTGCTCTCCGGGCTCTACCGGCGCGGCGCCGGCCTCTCCACCTTCATCTCGGCCGGCAACCGGGCCGACATCTCCGGCAACGACTTCCTCCAGTACTGGTACGAGGACCCGGACACCGACGTCGCCCTGCTCTACCTGGAGTCGCTGGGCAACCCGCGCAAGTTCACCCGCCTCGCCCGCCGCACCGCCGCCGTGAAGCCGGTCGTCGTGGTCAAGGGCGCCCGGCACAGCGGCTCCACCCCGCCCGGCCATGCCGTCCCCGTCAGCCGCATCCCCGACTCCACGGTCTCCGCGCTGATGCGGCAGGCGGGCGTCATCCGCGTCGACACGGTCACCGAGATGGTCGACGCCGGACTGCTCCTGGCCGACCAGCCGCTCCCCGCGGGCGGGCGTGTCGCGATCCTCGGCAACTCCGAGTCGCTGGGGCTGCTCACGTACGACGTCTGCCTGGCCGAGGGGCTCCGCCCGCGCCCGCCCATCGACCTCACCACCTCCGCCACCCCGCAGGACTTCCGGGACGCGCTGTCGGCGGCGCTGGCCGACGGGGCGTGCGACGCCGTGATCGTGACGGCGATCCCCTGGGTGGGCGAGGACGGCGAGGCGGAGTCGGGCGACGGCGAGGTCCTGGCCACCGCACTGCACGCGGCTGCGGCCGCCGGGCCGGCCAAGCCGGTCGCCGTGGTGCATGTGGAGATCGGTGGCCTGGCGGAGGCGCTCTCCGCCGCGACCAGCACCGTGGCCCAGCAGCGCCCGGCCACCCAGCCCTTCACGGCGGCCCAGCAGGCCCCGGCCCCGGCGCCCCGGCCCCCGTCCGCAGCCGAAAACCCCACCCCAACCGCCGACACCCCTCGCAACGCCGGCGCCCCCAACAACGCCGACGCTCCCGGAAGCACCGATACCCCCGGAAGCACCGACACCCCCCGTATCGGCCGCATCCCCGCCTACCCCGCCGCCGAGCGGGCCGTGCGGGCGCTCGCCGAGGCCGTCCGGTACGCCCAGTGGCGGCGGCAGGCCGCCGTGCCCGGCAAGGTCCCCGACTTCCTCGACGACACCATCGACGCGCCGGGCGCCGCCGCCCGCATCGACGCCCTGCTCGGCGAGGACCCCGACCCGCGCGGCCGGCCGCTCGGCCACGACGAGGCCCGCGAACTCCTCGCCTGCTACGGCATCGCCGTCCGCCCCACGCTGCCCGCACCCGGCCCGGAGGAAGCGGTGGCCGCCGCGGCCCGGCTCGGCTACCCGGTCGCGCTGAAGACCACCGCACCCCATCTGCGCCACCGCGCCGACCTCGGCGGCGTACGCCTGGACCTCGACAGCGAGGCCGCGCTGCGCCGCGCTTACGGGGACCTGACCGAACTGCTCGGCGCGCCGGCGGAGCTGCGGCCGGTCGTCCAGGCCATGGCGCCGCGCGGTGTGGACACCGTCGTCCGGGCCGCCATCGACCCGGCGGCCGGCGCCGTGCTCTCCTTCGGCCTGGCCGGGGCCCCCTCCGAGCTGCTGGGCGACATCGGACACCGGCTGGTGCCGGTCACCGACCGGGACGCCGCCGAGCTGATCCGGTCCATCCGCGCGGCCCCGGTCCTGTTCGGCTGGCGCGGTGCGGCGCCGGTGGACACCGCCGCCCTGGAGGAGCTGCTGCTCCGGGTCTCCCGGCTGGTGGACGACCACCCCGAGGTGGTCTCCATCGCGCTGGAACCCGTGGTGGTCGCCCCGCAGGGCCTCACCGTGCTCGGGGCGAGCGTCCGGCTCTCGCCGCCGCCCGCCCGGACGGACCTCGGCCCGCGCCGCCTGTCCAACTACTGA
- a CDS encoding DUF5998 family protein, translating into MAKTGTTTQGLRAAIERSGYYPALVAEAVEAAVGGEPVSSYLVHQETTFDSNEVRRHVTVLVLTDTRFIVSHTDEQNADTSSPSPYATTSTESVKLDRISSVVVSRVVADPEKYVPGTLPREVVLTIGWGAVSRIDLEPAACGDPNCEADHGYTGNTTADDLSLRVSEAGDGPDTVRQTLAFAQALSEATAATPAPPAAGR; encoded by the coding sequence ATGGCTAAGACCGGTACGACGACCCAGGGGCTGCGCGCGGCGATCGAGCGCAGCGGCTACTACCCGGCCCTCGTGGCCGAGGCGGTGGAGGCCGCCGTGGGCGGTGAGCCGGTCTCTTCGTACCTGGTCCACCAGGAGACGACCTTCGACTCCAACGAGGTCCGCCGGCACGTCACGGTCCTGGTCCTCACGGACACCCGCTTCATCGTCAGCCACACCGACGAGCAGAACGCGGACACCAGCTCGCCGTCCCCGTACGCCACCACCTCCACCGAGTCGGTCAAGCTCGACCGCATCTCGTCGGTCGTGGTCAGCCGGGTCGTGGCCGATCCGGAGAAGTACGTTCCGGGCACGCTGCCCCGCGAGGTCGTCCTGACCATCGGCTGGGGCGCGGTCTCCCGGATCGACCTGGAGCCCGCCGCCTGCGGCGACCCCAACTGCGAGGCCGACCACGGCTACACGGGCAACACCACCGCCGACGACCTGAGCCTGCGGGTCAGCGAGGCCGGTGACGGCCCGGACACCGTGCGCCAGACCCTCGCCTTCGCCCAGGCCCTCTCCGAGGCCACGGCCGCGACCCCCGCGCCCCCCGCGGCCGGCCGCTGA
- a CDS encoding alkaline phosphatase family protein codes for MAEPAWQDDPVPLSVDSAPVPEYGSGSLADLLPTLLAGQGVPGFEAAIGELAPADRNCVFLIDGLGWEQIRAHPDEAPFLHGLLPTSRGGTGRPITAGFPATTAASLASVGTGLPPGEHGLPGYTVRNPETGELMNQLRWNPWTPPKAWQPHPTLFQLADAAGVRTAQVSAPAFEQTPLTKVALSGGSFLGRLSGEERMDTAAERLAAGDRSLVYTYYSEVDGKGHRFGMDSDAWRGQLMYVDGLARRLAEQLPPRSALYITADHGMIDIPFDEQSRIDFDEDWELRAGVALLGGEGRARHVYAVPGAASDVLAVWREVLGEQFWVASREEAVAAGWFGPRIDERVHDRIGDVVAAAHDDVVITASVNEPHESAMVGMHGSMTPVEQFVPLLEVRS; via the coding sequence ATGGCCGAGCCGGCCTGGCAGGACGACCCCGTCCCGCTGTCCGTGGACAGCGCCCCCGTCCCGGAGTACGGCAGCGGCTCGCTCGCCGATCTGCTGCCGACCCTGCTCGCGGGCCAAGGCGTGCCCGGCTTCGAGGCGGCCATCGGCGAACTCGCCCCCGCCGACCGGAACTGCGTCTTCCTGATCGACGGCCTCGGCTGGGAGCAGATCCGGGCGCATCCCGACGAGGCCCCCTTTCTGCACGGGCTGCTGCCCACCTCGCGCGGCGGCACCGGCCGCCCCATCACGGCGGGCTTCCCGGCCACCACGGCGGCCTCGCTGGCCTCCGTGGGCACCGGCCTGCCCCCCGGCGAGCACGGCCTTCCCGGCTACACGGTCCGCAATCCCGAGACCGGCGAGCTGATGAACCAGCTCCGCTGGAACCCGTGGACGCCGCCGAAGGCATGGCAGCCCCACCCGACGCTCTTCCAGCTCGCCGACGCGGCCGGGGTGCGTACGGCACAGGTCTCCGCGCCCGCCTTCGAGCAGACCCCGCTGACCAAGGTCGCGCTCAGCGGCGGCTCCTTCCTCGGCCGGCTCAGCGGCGAGGAGCGGATGGACACCGCCGCCGAACGGCTGGCCGCAGGCGACCGCTCGCTCGTCTACACGTACTACAGCGAGGTCGACGGCAAGGGCCACCGCTTCGGCATGGACTCCGACGCCTGGCGCGGCCAGCTGATGTACGTGGACGGGCTGGCCCGGCGCCTGGCCGAACAGCTTCCGCCGCGCTCGGCGCTCTACATCACCGCCGACCACGGCATGATCGACATCCCGTTCGACGAGCAGTCCCGGATCGACTTCGACGAGGACTGGGAGCTGCGCGCCGGTGTCGCGCTGCTCGGCGGCGAGGGCCGGGCCCGCCATGTGTACGCCGTTCCGGGCGCCGCGTCCGACGTGCTGGCCGTCTGGCGCGAGGTGCTGGGCGAGCAGTTCTGGGTGGCGAGCCGGGAAGAGGCCGTCGCGGCGGGCTGGTTCGGCCCCCGCATCGACGAACGGGTCCACGACAGGATCGGCGACGTGGTCGCGGCCGCCCACGACGACGTGGTGATCACCGCGTCCGTCAACGAACCGCACGAGTCGGCCATGGTCGGCATGCACGGCTCCATGACCCCCGTCGAGCAGTTCGTACCGCTCCTCGAAGTACGCTCGTAG
- a CDS encoding thymidine kinase, translating into MSELVFFSGTMDCGKSTLALQIGHNRSARGLQGVIFTRDDRAGQGKLSSRLGLVTEAVEADEGMDLYAYLVAQLSKGGRVDYVIVDEAQFLAPAQIDQLARVVDDLDMDVFAFGITTDFRTRLFPGSQRLVELADRIEQLQVEALCWCGARATHNARTIDGEMVVEGAQVVVGDVNRPAGEVGYEVLCRRHHRRRATAASARAGALSPDVLPVSSP; encoded by the coding sequence ATGTCCGAGCTTGTGTTCTTCTCCGGAACGATGGACTGCGGAAAGAGCACCCTGGCCCTCCAGATCGGCCACAACCGCTCGGCGAGGGGCCTGCAGGGCGTGATCTTCACCCGCGACGACCGGGCGGGGCAGGGCAAGCTGTCCTCCCGCCTCGGCCTGGTCACGGAGGCCGTCGAGGCGGACGAGGGCATGGACCTGTACGCGTATCTCGTCGCCCAGCTGTCCAAGGGCGGCCGGGTCGACTACGTGATCGTGGACGAGGCGCAGTTCCTGGCCCCGGCCCAGATCGACCAACTGGCCCGGGTGGTGGACGACCTGGACATGGACGTCTTCGCCTTCGGCATCACGACCGACTTCCGCACCCGGCTCTTCCCCGGCTCGCAGCGGCTGGTCGAGCTGGCCGACCGGATCGAACAGCTCCAGGTCGAGGCGCTGTGCTGGTGCGGTGCCCGCGCCACGCACAACGCCCGGACGATAGACGGCGAGATGGTCGTCGAGGGGGCGCAGGTCGTCGTCGGCGATGTGAACCGCCCGGCGGGCGAGGTCGGTTACGAGGTGCTGTGCCGCCGGCACCACCGCCGCCGCGCGACCGCGGCGTCCGCGCGGGCGGGCGCGCTCTCCCCGGACGTCCTGCCGGTCTCGTCACCCTGA
- a CDS encoding VOC family protein produces the protein MTEAAARRTPGTPCWVSLIVHGLRTTQNFYAELFGWEFGPGPEQLGPYVRALIGEREVAGIGQLPPDRHLPIAWTTYLATDDADRTAEAIRACGGTVGVGPIDAGRAGRMAIASDPGGAVFGIWQAAAHIGTTLSGAPGTPVWNELVTRETSTVAKFYQAVFGYESKAVVSADFDYQTLYLQGRPVASLHGVGHALLRDRGPHWMTYFEVADTDEAAQRVVELGGQVLSPPKEGPSGRVATVADPEGAVFTVQRSAAV, from the coding sequence ATGACCGAGGCTGCCGCTCGGCGTACACCCGGAACACCTTGCTGGGTGAGCCTGATCGTGCACGGCCTGCGCACGACCCAGAACTTCTACGCCGAGCTGTTCGGCTGGGAGTTCGGCCCCGGCCCGGAGCAGCTGGGCCCGTACGTACGGGCCCTGATCGGCGAGCGTGAGGTGGCGGGCATCGGCCAACTGCCGCCCGACCGGCACCTTCCGATCGCCTGGACGACCTATCTGGCCACCGATGACGCCGACCGGACGGCGGAGGCGATCCGGGCCTGCGGCGGCACGGTCGGCGTCGGGCCGATCGACGCGGGCCGGGCGGGCCGGATGGCCATCGCATCCGATCCGGGCGGGGCCGTCTTCGGGATCTGGCAGGCCGCCGCGCACATCGGCACCACACTGTCCGGGGCGCCCGGCACCCCGGTCTGGAACGAGCTGGTGACGCGGGAGACGTCGACGGTCGCCAAGTTCTACCAGGCGGTCTTCGGTTACGAGAGCAAGGCCGTCGTCTCGGCGGACTTCGACTACCAGACGCTGTATCTCCAGGGCCGCCCGGTGGCCTCCCTGCACGGCGTCGGCCACGCGCTGCTGCGCGACCGGGGCCCGCACTGGATGACGTACTTCGAGGTGGCCGACACGGACGAGGCGGCGCAGCGGGTGGTGGAGCTGGGCGGGCAGGTCCTGAGCCCGCCGAAGGAGGGCCCGAGCGGCCGGGTCGCGACGGTCGCGGACCCGGAGGGCGCGGTCTTCACCGTCCAGCGGTCGGCCGCGGTCTGA
- a CDS encoding sulfurtransferase: MKPIISASDCVSALAGPRPPVLLDVRWQLGGPHGLPDYEAGHIPGAVFVDLDAELAGPAGEGGRHPLPDPAVFGAAMRRAGVCAGAPVVVYDGGQGWAAARAWWLLRWAGHDDVRVLDGGLAAWPGELSKETPDPVEGDFVPAPGALPLLDADGAAALARSGVLLDARAAERYRGDVEPIDRVGGHIPGALSAPTGENVAADGRFLSPEHLAARFAGLGVEGDAAEVGVYCGSGVSGAQQVLALELAGHRAALYAGSWSHWSADPSRPVATGPDPQ; encoded by the coding sequence ATGAAGCCCATCATCTCGGCATCCGATTGTGTGAGCGCGCTGGCGGGGCCACGTCCGCCGGTGCTCCTGGACGTACGTTGGCAGCTGGGCGGCCCGCACGGCCTGCCCGACTACGAGGCGGGGCACATCCCGGGCGCGGTCTTCGTCGACCTCGACGCCGAACTCGCCGGTCCGGCGGGCGAGGGCGGCCGCCATCCGCTGCCCGACCCGGCCGTGTTCGGCGCCGCCATGCGCCGCGCCGGAGTGTGCGCCGGCGCGCCGGTCGTCGTCTACGACGGCGGTCAGGGCTGGGCGGCCGCGCGGGCCTGGTGGCTGCTGCGCTGGGCGGGCCACGACGACGTACGGGTCCTGGACGGCGGCCTCGCGGCCTGGCCGGGGGAGCTGTCGAAGGAGACCCCGGACCCGGTGGAGGGCGACTTCGTGCCCGCGCCCGGTGCGCTGCCGCTGCTCGACGCGGACGGCGCCGCCGCCCTGGCCCGCTCCGGCGTCCTGCTCGACGCGCGGGCGGCCGAGCGCTACCGGGGCGACGTGGAGCCCATCGACCGGGTCGGCGGCCACATCCCCGGCGCGCTCTCCGCCCCGACCGGCGAGAACGTGGCGGCGGACGGACGCTTCCTGAGCCCCGAACACCTGGCCGCCCGGTTCGCCGGGCTGGGCGTCGAGGGGGACGCGGCGGAGGTCGGCGTCTACTGCGGCTCGGGCGTCTCCGGGGCCCAGCAGGTCCTGGCGCTGGAGCTCGCCGGACACCGGGCCGCCCTCTACGCGGGCTCCTGGTCCCACTGGTCCGCCGACCCGTCGCGCCCGGTCGCCACCGGACCCGACCCGCAGTAA
- the sepH gene encoding septation protein SepH: MPELRVVAVSNDGTRLVLKAADSTEYTLPIDERLRAAVRNDRARLGQIEIEVESHLRPRDIQARIRAGASAEEVAQFAGIPVDRVRRFEGPVLAERAFMAERARKTPVRRPGENTGPQLGEAVQERLLLRGADRETVQWDSWRRDDGTWEVLLVYRVAGEPHSASWTYDPPRRLVQAVDDEARSLIGETDEVAAPEPSFPFVPRIARLPRDRPLDRALDRQIERPAPPPPPEPEERIAGVTASERDSLTSLLEAVPSFRGDLVVPERPTQPEPPAIEPAQEPEVEEPPAASAGAGSAYADVLMPRAVAGHRDRLTGTTDRQAEADGVRPGRRAAVPSWDEIVFGTRRKKQD, from the coding sequence ATGCCCGAACTGCGTGTCGTGGCCGTCTCCAACGACGGCACACGACTGGTGCTCAAGGCTGCGGACAGCACGGAATACACGCTTCCGATCGACGAGCGCCTTCGAGCCGCCGTGCGCAACGACCGCGCCCGGCTGGGGCAGATCGAGATCGAGGTGGAGAGCCACCTCCGCCCCCGTGACATCCAGGCCCGGATACGAGCCGGCGCCTCCGCCGAGGAGGTCGCCCAGTTCGCCGGGATTCCCGTGGACCGGGTGCGCCGCTTCGAGGGCCCCGTGCTCGCGGAACGCGCCTTCATGGCCGAGCGGGCCAGGAAGACTCCGGTACGCCGTCCCGGCGAGAACACCGGCCCCCAGCTCGGCGAGGCGGTGCAGGAGCGGCTGCTGCTGCGCGGCGCCGACCGGGAGACCGTCCAGTGGGACTCCTGGCGCCGCGACGACGGCACCTGGGAGGTCCTCCTGGTCTACCGGGTCGCCGGTGAGCCGCATTCCGCGAGCTGGACGTACGACCCGCCGCGCCGGCTGGTCCAGGCCGTGGACGACGAGGCCCGTTCGCTGATCGGCGAGACGGACGAGGTCGCGGCCCCCGAGCCCAGCTTCCCGTTCGTCCCCCGGATCGCCCGGCTGCCGCGCGACCGGCCGCTGGACCGCGCGCTGGACCGGCAGATCGAGCGCCCGGCCCCGCCGCCTCCGCCCGAGCCGGAGGAGCGCATCGCCGGGGTGACCGCGAGCGAGCGCGACTCCCTCACCAGCCTGCTGGAGGCGGTCCCGAGCTTCCGCGGCGACCTCGTCGTCCCGGAGCGGCCCACCCAGCCGGAGCCCCCGGCGATCGAGCCGGCCCAGGAGCCGGAGGTCGAGGAGCCTCCCGCCGCGTCGGCGGGCGCCGGCTCCGCCTACGCGGACGTGCTGATGCCGCGCGCGGTCGCCGGCCACCGCGACCGGCTGACCGGGACGACGGACCGGCAGGCCGAGGCGGACGGGGTGCGCCCCGGACGCCGGGCGGCGGTCCCCAGCTGGGACGAGATCGTCTTCGGCACCCGCCGCAAGAAGCAGGACTGA